The following are encoded together in the Silurus meridionalis isolate SWU-2019-XX chromosome 2, ASM1480568v1, whole genome shotgun sequence genome:
- the letm1 gene encoding mitochondrial proton/calcium exchanger protein isoform X2, giving the protein MALILFSRSRTPLMKSSRSLKDELRKGKLKEVACLSCTALRLAPNSPAVLRGSSAAPTLSLGLYPDHSYVRQCSLTSPSRRYCAVLLPNSGALGHAHSASHWTVAQWAAPVRWLHTSSCLRDDSKVERSLRSLKDRNKKLEEGGPIYSPAVDAEPVRRTLGQRVIDEVKHYYHGFRLLWNDTAITGRMLWRVLNGHALSRRERRQFLRTCADLFRLLPFLVFIIVPFMEFLLPVALKLFPNMLPSTFETKSKKEERLKMELRVKLEMAKFLQDTVEEIALRNKADKGNVTEEFSTFFQKIRDSGERPSNEEIIRFSKLFEDELTLDNLTRPQLVALCKLLELQPIGTNNFLRFQLIMKLRSIRADDKLIAEEGVESLNANELQAACRVRGMRALGVTQERLREQLKQWLELHLNQQIPTSLLLLSRAMFLPDTLSPADQLKTTLQTLPEIVAKEAQVKVAELDFSKVDNKTKLETMLQEEAAIRQENRERELERQAENAEKAKEQKEDVDVELRVDADLAMHSVDVAIHSETLRDTAPVLEGIKGEEITKEEIDMLSDACTKLKEQKKLLTKEKEELEELKDDVQEYSEDLEEIKKELSKTGQEKEVEESKASKHLSRGVNRMISRMDKIINELEKDKLVLDGQVDSGTTPPVRFFFEKCNDLQRENLISINELIAVMRQIQSIPEHKLLSIANSLDENKDGKIDIDDVIKVVELIDKEDVDISTAQVAEIMLMLQKEEKLVEKEKAKEKAEKEQAAKVQQN; this is encoded by the exons gAAAGCTGAAAGAAGTAGCCTGTTTGAGTTGTACTGCTCTACGCCTGGCTCCAAACAG CCCCGCGGTTCTCAGAGGCAGTTCGGCAGCTCCGACGTTATCTCTCGGTCTGTATCCTGACCATTCATATGTGCGTCAGTGCTCACTGACCAGTCCATCTCGTCGTTACTGTGCCGTCCTTTTACCCAACTCGGGTGCActaggccacgcccactccgCCTCTCATTGGACCGTTGCGCAGTGGGCCGCGCCAGTACGGTGGCTTCACACCTCAAGCTGTCTCCGTGACGACTCCAAAGTGGAACGCTCGCTGCGTTCATTAAAAGACCGCAATAAAAAGCTAGAGGAGGGAGGACCCATCTACAGCCCTGCTGTGGACGCTGAGCCAGTGCGGCGAACGCTGGGGCAACGCGTCATTGACGAGGTGAAGCACTACTACCATGGGTTCCGACTTCTGTGGAACGATACGGCCATCACTGGACGCATGCTGTGGAGAGTATTGAATGGACATGCGCTGTCACGAAGAGAGAGGAGacag tttctAAGGACGTGTGCAGACTTATTTCGGCTGCTGCCTTTTCTGGTTTTTATCATTGTTCCCTTTATGGAGTTCCTGCTTCCCGTTGCTCTGAAGCTTTTCCCCAACATGTTGCCATCCACATTCGAGACCAAGTCCAAGAAG GAAGAACGATTGAAGATGGAGCTGAGAGTGAAGCTGGAGATGGCGAAGTTCTTGCAGGACACGGTGGAGGAGATTGCACTGAGAAACAAAGCAGACAAAGGCAACGTGACCGAGGAGTTTTCCACCTTCTTCCAGAAG ATCCGGGACTCGGGTGAAAGGCCTAGCAATGAGGAGATCATACGATTCTCCAAACTGTTCGAGGATGAGCTGACCCTAGACAACCTGACGCGGCCGCAGCTTGTCGCTCTCTGCAAGCTCCTGGAGCTGCAGCCCATCGGCACCAACAACTTCCTCCGCTTCCAGCTCATCATGAAGCTCCGCTCCATCCGCGCTGATGACAAG CTGATCGCAGAGGAAGGAGTTGAGAGCCTCAATGCAAATGAGCTGCAAGCTGCATGCAGGGTTCGAGGCATGAGAGCTCTGGGAGTGACACAGGAGAGGCTTAGAGAACAACTCAAGCAG TGGCTGGAGCTGCATTTGAACCAGCAAATACCAACTTCCCTCCTCCTGCTTTCGAGGGCGATGTTCCTTCCTGACACTCTATCACCTGCAGACCAGCTTAAAACCACCCTGCAGACCTTGCCTGAAATAGTG GCTAAAGAGGCGCAGGTGAAAGTGGCAGAGCTTGACTTCTCTAAGGTGGACAATAAGACAAAACTGGAGACCATGCTGCAGGAAGAGGCAGCTATTCGCCAGGAGAACAGAGAGCGGGAACTGGAACGGCAAGCCGAAAACGCAGAGAAAGCCAAAGAACAG AAGGAGGATGTGGATGTAGAGCTTCGGGTAGATGCTGATCTCGCCATGCACAGTGTAGATGTGGCGATTCACTCGGAAACATTACGAGACACTGCACCAGTGCTGGAAGGAATTAAG GGTGAGGAAATCACTAAGGAGGAGATTGACATGTTGAGTGACGCCTGCACCAAACTCAAAGAGCAGAAAAAGCTCCTGacaaaagagaaggaggagctggaggagctgaaagatgatGTGCAGGAATACAGTGAG GATCTGGAGGAGATAAAGAAAGAGCTTTCTAAAACTGGGCAGGAGAAAGAGGTGGAAGAGTCGAAAGCCAGTAAACATCTGTCACGCGGGGTGAACCGCATGATCAGCCGCATGGACAAGATCATAAACGAGTTGGAAAAAGACAAGCTGGTGTTGGATGGACAGGTGGACAGTGGAACCACACCACCAGTTAG atttttctttgaGAAATGTAATGACTTGCAAAG GGAGAACCTGATTAGCATCAATGAGCTCATTGCTGTCATGAGGCAGATCCAGAGCATCCCAGAGCACAAGCTGCTCAGCATCGCCAACTCGCTGGACGAAAACAAGGATGGCAAGATAGATATCGACGACGTCATCAAG GTGGTGGAGCTGATCGATAAGGAGGACGTGGACATCTCCACCGCACAAGTGGCGGAGATCATGCTGATGCTGCAGAAAGAGGAGAAGCTGGTGGAGAAGGAAAAAGCGAAGGAGAAGGCCGAAAAGGAGCAGGCTGCTAAAGTGCAGCAAAACTAA
- the letm1 gene encoding mitochondrial proton/calcium exchanger protein isoform X1 yields the protein MALILFSRSRTPLMKSSRSLKDELRKGKLKEVACLSCTALRLAPNSPAVLRGSSAAPTLSLGLYPDHSYVRQCSLTSPSRRYCAVLLPNSGALGHAHSASHWTVAQWAAPVRWLHTSSCLRDDSKVERSLRSLKDRNKKLEEGGPIYSPAVDAEPVRRTLGQRVIDEVKHYYHGFRLLWNDTAITGRMLWRVLNGHALSRRERRQFLRTCADLFRLLPFLVFIIVPFMEFLLPVALKLFPNMLPSTFETKSKKEERLKMELRVKLEMAKFLQDTVEEIALRNKADKGNVTEEFSTFFQKIRDSGERPSNEEIIRFSKLFEDELTLDNLTRPQLVALCKLLELQPIGTNNFLRFQLIMKLRSIRADDKLIAEEGVESLNANELQAACRVRGMRALGVTQERLREQLKQWLELHLNQQIPTSLLLLSRAMFLPDTLSPADQLKTTLQTLPEIVAKEAQVKVAELDFSKVDNKTKLETMLQEEAAIRQENRERELERQAENAEKAKEQKEDVDVELRVDADLAMHSVDVAIHSETLRDTAPVLEGIKFELWQKYLRIKGEEITKEEIDMLSDACTKLKEQKKLLTKEKEELEELKDDVQEYSEDLEEIKKELSKTGQEKEVEESKASKHLSRGVNRMISRMDKIINELEKDKLVLDGQVDSGTTPPVRFFFEKCNDLQRENLISINELIAVMRQIQSIPEHKLLSIANSLDENKDGKIDIDDVIKVVELIDKEDVDISTAQVAEIMLMLQKEEKLVEKEKAKEKAEKEQAAKVQQN from the exons gAAAGCTGAAAGAAGTAGCCTGTTTGAGTTGTACTGCTCTACGCCTGGCTCCAAACAG CCCCGCGGTTCTCAGAGGCAGTTCGGCAGCTCCGACGTTATCTCTCGGTCTGTATCCTGACCATTCATATGTGCGTCAGTGCTCACTGACCAGTCCATCTCGTCGTTACTGTGCCGTCCTTTTACCCAACTCGGGTGCActaggccacgcccactccgCCTCTCATTGGACCGTTGCGCAGTGGGCCGCGCCAGTACGGTGGCTTCACACCTCAAGCTGTCTCCGTGACGACTCCAAAGTGGAACGCTCGCTGCGTTCATTAAAAGACCGCAATAAAAAGCTAGAGGAGGGAGGACCCATCTACAGCCCTGCTGTGGACGCTGAGCCAGTGCGGCGAACGCTGGGGCAACGCGTCATTGACGAGGTGAAGCACTACTACCATGGGTTCCGACTTCTGTGGAACGATACGGCCATCACTGGACGCATGCTGTGGAGAGTATTGAATGGACATGCGCTGTCACGAAGAGAGAGGAGacag tttctAAGGACGTGTGCAGACTTATTTCGGCTGCTGCCTTTTCTGGTTTTTATCATTGTTCCCTTTATGGAGTTCCTGCTTCCCGTTGCTCTGAAGCTTTTCCCCAACATGTTGCCATCCACATTCGAGACCAAGTCCAAGAAG GAAGAACGATTGAAGATGGAGCTGAGAGTGAAGCTGGAGATGGCGAAGTTCTTGCAGGACACGGTGGAGGAGATTGCACTGAGAAACAAAGCAGACAAAGGCAACGTGACCGAGGAGTTTTCCACCTTCTTCCAGAAG ATCCGGGACTCGGGTGAAAGGCCTAGCAATGAGGAGATCATACGATTCTCCAAACTGTTCGAGGATGAGCTGACCCTAGACAACCTGACGCGGCCGCAGCTTGTCGCTCTCTGCAAGCTCCTGGAGCTGCAGCCCATCGGCACCAACAACTTCCTCCGCTTCCAGCTCATCATGAAGCTCCGCTCCATCCGCGCTGATGACAAG CTGATCGCAGAGGAAGGAGTTGAGAGCCTCAATGCAAATGAGCTGCAAGCTGCATGCAGGGTTCGAGGCATGAGAGCTCTGGGAGTGACACAGGAGAGGCTTAGAGAACAACTCAAGCAG TGGCTGGAGCTGCATTTGAACCAGCAAATACCAACTTCCCTCCTCCTGCTTTCGAGGGCGATGTTCCTTCCTGACACTCTATCACCTGCAGACCAGCTTAAAACCACCCTGCAGACCTTGCCTGAAATAGTG GCTAAAGAGGCGCAGGTGAAAGTGGCAGAGCTTGACTTCTCTAAGGTGGACAATAAGACAAAACTGGAGACCATGCTGCAGGAAGAGGCAGCTATTCGCCAGGAGAACAGAGAGCGGGAACTGGAACGGCAAGCCGAAAACGCAGAGAAAGCCAAAGAACAG AAGGAGGATGTGGATGTAGAGCTTCGGGTAGATGCTGATCTCGCCATGCACAGTGTAGATGTGGCGATTCACTCGGAAACATTACGAGACACTGCACCAGTGCTGGAAGGAATTAAG TTTGAGCTGTGGCAAAAGTATCTGCGCATAAAG GGTGAGGAAATCACTAAGGAGGAGATTGACATGTTGAGTGACGCCTGCACCAAACTCAAAGAGCAGAAAAAGCTCCTGacaaaagagaaggaggagctggaggagctgaaagatgatGTGCAGGAATACAGTGAG GATCTGGAGGAGATAAAGAAAGAGCTTTCTAAAACTGGGCAGGAGAAAGAGGTGGAAGAGTCGAAAGCCAGTAAACATCTGTCACGCGGGGTGAACCGCATGATCAGCCGCATGGACAAGATCATAAACGAGTTGGAAAAAGACAAGCTGGTGTTGGATGGACAGGTGGACAGTGGAACCACACCACCAGTTAG atttttctttgaGAAATGTAATGACTTGCAAAG GGAGAACCTGATTAGCATCAATGAGCTCATTGCTGTCATGAGGCAGATCCAGAGCATCCCAGAGCACAAGCTGCTCAGCATCGCCAACTCGCTGGACGAAAACAAGGATGGCAAGATAGATATCGACGACGTCATCAAG GTGGTGGAGCTGATCGATAAGGAGGACGTGGACATCTCCACCGCACAAGTGGCGGAGATCATGCTGATGCTGCAGAAAGAGGAGAAGCTGGTGGAGAAGGAAAAAGCGAAGGAGAAGGCCGAAAAGGAGCAGGCTGCTAAAGTGCAGCAAAACTAA
- the letm1 gene encoding mitochondrial proton/calcium exchanger protein isoform X3: MALILFSRSRTPLMKSSRSLKDELRKGKLKEVACLSCTALRLAPNSPAVLRGSSAAPTLSLGLYPDHSYVRQCSLTSPSRRYCAVLLPNSGALGHAHSASHWTVAQWAAPVRWLHTSSCLRDDSKVERSLRSLKDRNKKLEEGGPIYSPAVDAEPVRRTLGQRVIDEVKHYYHGFRLLWNDTAITGRMLWRVLNGHALSRRERRQFLRTCADLFRLLPFLVFIIVPFMEFLLPVALKLFPNMLPSTFETKSKKEERLKMELRVKLEMAKFLQDTVEEIALRNKADKGNVTEEFSTFFQKIRDSGERPSNEEIIRFSKLFEDELTLDNLTRPQLVALCKLLELQPIGTNNFLRFQLIMKLRSIRADDKLIAEEGVESLNANELQAACRVRGMRALGVTQERLREQLKQWLELHLNQQIPTSLLLLSRAMFLPDTLSPADQLKTTLQTLPEIVAKEAQVKVAELDFSKVDNKTKLETMLQEEAAIRQENRERELERQAENAEKAKEQKEDVDVELRVDADLAMHSVDVAIHSETLRDTAPVLEGIKFELWQKYLRIKGEEITKEEIDMLSDACTKLKEQKKLLTKEKEELEELKDDVQEYSEDLEEIKKELSKTGQEKEVEESKASKHLSRGVNRMISRMDKIINELEKDKLVLDGQVDSGTTPPVRENLISINELIAVMRQIQSIPEHKLLSIANSLDENKDGKIDIDDVIKVVELIDKEDVDISTAQVAEIMLMLQKEEKLVEKEKAKEKAEKEQAAKVQQN, translated from the exons gAAAGCTGAAAGAAGTAGCCTGTTTGAGTTGTACTGCTCTACGCCTGGCTCCAAACAG CCCCGCGGTTCTCAGAGGCAGTTCGGCAGCTCCGACGTTATCTCTCGGTCTGTATCCTGACCATTCATATGTGCGTCAGTGCTCACTGACCAGTCCATCTCGTCGTTACTGTGCCGTCCTTTTACCCAACTCGGGTGCActaggccacgcccactccgCCTCTCATTGGACCGTTGCGCAGTGGGCCGCGCCAGTACGGTGGCTTCACACCTCAAGCTGTCTCCGTGACGACTCCAAAGTGGAACGCTCGCTGCGTTCATTAAAAGACCGCAATAAAAAGCTAGAGGAGGGAGGACCCATCTACAGCCCTGCTGTGGACGCTGAGCCAGTGCGGCGAACGCTGGGGCAACGCGTCATTGACGAGGTGAAGCACTACTACCATGGGTTCCGACTTCTGTGGAACGATACGGCCATCACTGGACGCATGCTGTGGAGAGTATTGAATGGACATGCGCTGTCACGAAGAGAGAGGAGacag tttctAAGGACGTGTGCAGACTTATTTCGGCTGCTGCCTTTTCTGGTTTTTATCATTGTTCCCTTTATGGAGTTCCTGCTTCCCGTTGCTCTGAAGCTTTTCCCCAACATGTTGCCATCCACATTCGAGACCAAGTCCAAGAAG GAAGAACGATTGAAGATGGAGCTGAGAGTGAAGCTGGAGATGGCGAAGTTCTTGCAGGACACGGTGGAGGAGATTGCACTGAGAAACAAAGCAGACAAAGGCAACGTGACCGAGGAGTTTTCCACCTTCTTCCAGAAG ATCCGGGACTCGGGTGAAAGGCCTAGCAATGAGGAGATCATACGATTCTCCAAACTGTTCGAGGATGAGCTGACCCTAGACAACCTGACGCGGCCGCAGCTTGTCGCTCTCTGCAAGCTCCTGGAGCTGCAGCCCATCGGCACCAACAACTTCCTCCGCTTCCAGCTCATCATGAAGCTCCGCTCCATCCGCGCTGATGACAAG CTGATCGCAGAGGAAGGAGTTGAGAGCCTCAATGCAAATGAGCTGCAAGCTGCATGCAGGGTTCGAGGCATGAGAGCTCTGGGAGTGACACAGGAGAGGCTTAGAGAACAACTCAAGCAG TGGCTGGAGCTGCATTTGAACCAGCAAATACCAACTTCCCTCCTCCTGCTTTCGAGGGCGATGTTCCTTCCTGACACTCTATCACCTGCAGACCAGCTTAAAACCACCCTGCAGACCTTGCCTGAAATAGTG GCTAAAGAGGCGCAGGTGAAAGTGGCAGAGCTTGACTTCTCTAAGGTGGACAATAAGACAAAACTGGAGACCATGCTGCAGGAAGAGGCAGCTATTCGCCAGGAGAACAGAGAGCGGGAACTGGAACGGCAAGCCGAAAACGCAGAGAAAGCCAAAGAACAG AAGGAGGATGTGGATGTAGAGCTTCGGGTAGATGCTGATCTCGCCATGCACAGTGTAGATGTGGCGATTCACTCGGAAACATTACGAGACACTGCACCAGTGCTGGAAGGAATTAAG TTTGAGCTGTGGCAAAAGTATCTGCGCATAAAG GGTGAGGAAATCACTAAGGAGGAGATTGACATGTTGAGTGACGCCTGCACCAAACTCAAAGAGCAGAAAAAGCTCCTGacaaaagagaaggaggagctggaggagctgaaagatgatGTGCAGGAATACAGTGAG GATCTGGAGGAGATAAAGAAAGAGCTTTCTAAAACTGGGCAGGAGAAAGAGGTGGAAGAGTCGAAAGCCAGTAAACATCTGTCACGCGGGGTGAACCGCATGATCAGCCGCATGGACAAGATCATAAACGAGTTGGAAAAAGACAAGCTGGTGTTGGATGGACAGGTGGACAGTGGAACCACACCACCAGTTAG GGAGAACCTGATTAGCATCAATGAGCTCATTGCTGTCATGAGGCAGATCCAGAGCATCCCAGAGCACAAGCTGCTCAGCATCGCCAACTCGCTGGACGAAAACAAGGATGGCAAGATAGATATCGACGACGTCATCAAG GTGGTGGAGCTGATCGATAAGGAGGACGTGGACATCTCCACCGCACAAGTGGCGGAGATCATGCTGATGCTGCAGAAAGAGGAGAAGCTGGTGGAGAAGGAAAAAGCGAAGGAGAAGGCCGAAAAGGAGCAGGCTGCTAAAGTGCAGCAAAACTAA
- the letm1 gene encoding mitochondrial proton/calcium exchanger protein isoform X4: MALILFSRSRTPLMKSSRSLKDELRKGKLKEVACLSCTALRLAPNSPAVLRGSSAAPTLSLGLYPDHSYVRQCSLTSPSRRYCAVLLPNSGALGHAHSASHWTVAQWAAPVRWLHTSSCLRDDSKVERSLRSLKDRNKKLEEGGPIYSPAVDAEPVRRTLGQRVIDEVKHYYHGFRLLWNDTAITGRMLWRVLNGHALSRRERRQFLRTCADLFRLLPFLVFIIVPFMEFLLPVALKLFPNMLPSTFETKSKKEERLKMELRVKLEMAKFLQDTVEEIALRNKADKGNVTEEFSTFFQKIRDSGERPSNEEIIRFSKLFEDELTLDNLTRPQLVALCKLLELQPIGTNNFLRFQLIMKLRSIRADDKLIAEEGVESLNANELQAACRVRGMRALGVTQERLREQLKQWLELHLNQQIPTSLLLLSRAMFLPDTLSPADQLKTTLQTLPEIVAKEAQVKVAELDFSKVDNKTKLETMLQEEAAIRQENRERELERQAENAEKAKEQKEDVDVELRVDADLAMHSVDVAIHSETLRDTAPVLEGIKGEEITKEEIDMLSDACTKLKEQKKLLTKEKEELEELKDDVQEYSEDLEEIKKELSKTGQEKEVEESKASKHLSRGVNRMISRMDKIINELEKDKLVLDGQVDSGTTPPVRENLISINELIAVMRQIQSIPEHKLLSIANSLDENKDGKIDIDDVIKVVELIDKEDVDISTAQVAEIMLMLQKEEKLVEKEKAKEKAEKEQAAKVQQN; this comes from the exons gAAAGCTGAAAGAAGTAGCCTGTTTGAGTTGTACTGCTCTACGCCTGGCTCCAAACAG CCCCGCGGTTCTCAGAGGCAGTTCGGCAGCTCCGACGTTATCTCTCGGTCTGTATCCTGACCATTCATATGTGCGTCAGTGCTCACTGACCAGTCCATCTCGTCGTTACTGTGCCGTCCTTTTACCCAACTCGGGTGCActaggccacgcccactccgCCTCTCATTGGACCGTTGCGCAGTGGGCCGCGCCAGTACGGTGGCTTCACACCTCAAGCTGTCTCCGTGACGACTCCAAAGTGGAACGCTCGCTGCGTTCATTAAAAGACCGCAATAAAAAGCTAGAGGAGGGAGGACCCATCTACAGCCCTGCTGTGGACGCTGAGCCAGTGCGGCGAACGCTGGGGCAACGCGTCATTGACGAGGTGAAGCACTACTACCATGGGTTCCGACTTCTGTGGAACGATACGGCCATCACTGGACGCATGCTGTGGAGAGTATTGAATGGACATGCGCTGTCACGAAGAGAGAGGAGacag tttctAAGGACGTGTGCAGACTTATTTCGGCTGCTGCCTTTTCTGGTTTTTATCATTGTTCCCTTTATGGAGTTCCTGCTTCCCGTTGCTCTGAAGCTTTTCCCCAACATGTTGCCATCCACATTCGAGACCAAGTCCAAGAAG GAAGAACGATTGAAGATGGAGCTGAGAGTGAAGCTGGAGATGGCGAAGTTCTTGCAGGACACGGTGGAGGAGATTGCACTGAGAAACAAAGCAGACAAAGGCAACGTGACCGAGGAGTTTTCCACCTTCTTCCAGAAG ATCCGGGACTCGGGTGAAAGGCCTAGCAATGAGGAGATCATACGATTCTCCAAACTGTTCGAGGATGAGCTGACCCTAGACAACCTGACGCGGCCGCAGCTTGTCGCTCTCTGCAAGCTCCTGGAGCTGCAGCCCATCGGCACCAACAACTTCCTCCGCTTCCAGCTCATCATGAAGCTCCGCTCCATCCGCGCTGATGACAAG CTGATCGCAGAGGAAGGAGTTGAGAGCCTCAATGCAAATGAGCTGCAAGCTGCATGCAGGGTTCGAGGCATGAGAGCTCTGGGAGTGACACAGGAGAGGCTTAGAGAACAACTCAAGCAG TGGCTGGAGCTGCATTTGAACCAGCAAATACCAACTTCCCTCCTCCTGCTTTCGAGGGCGATGTTCCTTCCTGACACTCTATCACCTGCAGACCAGCTTAAAACCACCCTGCAGACCTTGCCTGAAATAGTG GCTAAAGAGGCGCAGGTGAAAGTGGCAGAGCTTGACTTCTCTAAGGTGGACAATAAGACAAAACTGGAGACCATGCTGCAGGAAGAGGCAGCTATTCGCCAGGAGAACAGAGAGCGGGAACTGGAACGGCAAGCCGAAAACGCAGAGAAAGCCAAAGAACAG AAGGAGGATGTGGATGTAGAGCTTCGGGTAGATGCTGATCTCGCCATGCACAGTGTAGATGTGGCGATTCACTCGGAAACATTACGAGACACTGCACCAGTGCTGGAAGGAATTAAG GGTGAGGAAATCACTAAGGAGGAGATTGACATGTTGAGTGACGCCTGCACCAAACTCAAAGAGCAGAAAAAGCTCCTGacaaaagagaaggaggagctggaggagctgaaagatgatGTGCAGGAATACAGTGAG GATCTGGAGGAGATAAAGAAAGAGCTTTCTAAAACTGGGCAGGAGAAAGAGGTGGAAGAGTCGAAAGCCAGTAAACATCTGTCACGCGGGGTGAACCGCATGATCAGCCGCATGGACAAGATCATAAACGAGTTGGAAAAAGACAAGCTGGTGTTGGATGGACAGGTGGACAGTGGAACCACACCACCAGTTAG GGAGAACCTGATTAGCATCAATGAGCTCATTGCTGTCATGAGGCAGATCCAGAGCATCCCAGAGCACAAGCTGCTCAGCATCGCCAACTCGCTGGACGAAAACAAGGATGGCAAGATAGATATCGACGACGTCATCAAG GTGGTGGAGCTGATCGATAAGGAGGACGTGGACATCTCCACCGCACAAGTGGCGGAGATCATGCTGATGCTGCAGAAAGAGGAGAAGCTGGTGGAGAAGGAAAAAGCGAAGGAGAAGGCCGAAAAGGAGCAGGCTGCTAAAGTGCAGCAAAACTAA